The Chryseolinea soli nucleotide sequence CGTTGCAGGTCGTCGGGATAGACCAGCGCCAGGTAACTTTGCAAGGCCGGTTGATAAGCAGGCGAGACCCCAAATATTTTCCGGGTCTGGTCGTTCCACTCGGCGCGATCCGCTTCCGTGTCATAGGTCCAGTAACCGATCTTCGCGATTTCATAAGCCTTGATCAAGAGGTGCTGGCTCTTTTGGATCTCCAGCTCGTGCAACTTGCGCTCCGTGATGATGATGGTTTCCGACTGTTGATGGATCACCTGCGTTGCCTCCAACAGCTTGTCGTTGGTGGACGACAATTCTTCATTGATCGCCTTCAGTTCTTCGTTGGAGGCCATCAGCTCTTCGTTGGTGCGTTGAAGTTCCCGCGTTCTTTCCTGAACCGTATGCTCCAGGTTGCGGCGAGTTTCTTCCAGGGCGATGTTGCGTTGCTCGAGCTTGTTCACGAGGTCGGAACTGTACTGGTGCATCACTTCGATGGCGACGGGCGAACCTTTCGTTCCCTCCCGGCGCCGGGCCGGAGCGATCAATAATGTTCGCACCGCCTCCACCAACACATGGATCGGCGCCGGTTTCCGGATAAACAAATCGGCGCCCATGTCTTCGGCGATCTTCTCTTCGCTGAGCGACGTGTAGGTGGCGGTGTAGATGATGATGGGAATGTTGCGCAGTTTTTCGTCGTGCCGAACTTTGTAGCACAAATAATAGCCGTCGACGTTCGGCATGAGAATGTCGGTAACGATGAGGTCGACCGCTTCGGTGAGTAAGATGTCCATCGCTTCCTGGCCATCGCGTGCGGTCAGGGTAGCATAGCCCTCGGCCTCAAAGGTGGCCTCGAGCAATTTGCGCGACAGGGCCGAATCGTCCACGAGCAAAAGCTTGTATGCGTTCATGCAGGATTACAGGTAAGGGATAATTTGATCTTTGAACCGCCGCGTGTCGATGGGTTTGGTGATGAAACCGTCGCATCCGGCGGCGAGCGCTCTTTCATGATCTTGCTTCATAGCGAAGGCGGTGAGCGCGATGATGCGGATATGACGGGTGGCGTCATTGGCTTTCAGCAGGCGCGTGAATTCCAGACCGTCGATGCCCGGTAAGGCAATGTCCATGAGGATCAGGTCGGGATGTTTTTTTTCGATGGATGCGAGCGCGCCCTCGGCATCGGAACAACGCACGACCTGAAACCCTTCGATCTCCAGCACGTCGGAGGCCAACTTGAGGTTGGTGGCATTGTCGTCTACGATCATAATAATTTTTTCGGTCGTCATAGCGCTAGGTTAGAATGATGTGTAGAGGCATGATGATCCAGAAGGTGGTGCCGCGGCCCGACTCGCTCTCCACGCCGATCTGGCCGCGGTGAAGTTCGACGATGTTCTTGGTGAGCGCCAATCCCAATCCCGAGCCTTCATGCTGGCGGGCCATGCCGGAATCCAATTGCACAAATGGAATGAATAGCTTTTTTAAGTTCTCTTTGGTGATGCCGATACCGGTGTCGGTCACCCGCACCATGAACATGTCGTCAGCGTGTGGCATGGCGCTGATCTGCACTTCGCCACGCTCGCGGTTGAACTTGATGGCATTGGACAAAAGGTTATAAAGGATCTGCCGGAACTTGTTTTTATCGATACGGACATAGGACAGCGCCTTGGAAAGCTCCAACCGGATGGTCACTTCTTTTTTGGCGGCAATAGATTCCAGCGTGTTGATGACGCCCGTGATGACCTCGTTGAGCGAGAAGAGTTCCACCGAAAGTTCTGTTTTGCCGGATTCGATCTTGGCCAGGTCGAGCACGTTGTTGATGAGTTGGAGCAA carries:
- a CDS encoding response regulator; its protein translation is MTTEKIIMIVDDNATNLKLASDVLEIEGFQVVRCSDAEGALASIEKKHPDLILMDIALPGIDGLEFTRLLKANDATRHIRIIALTAFAMKQDHERALAAGCDGFITKPIDTRRFKDQIIPYL